A window of Cohnella herbarum contains these coding sequences:
- the map gene encoding type I methionyl aminopeptidase, with amino-acid sequence MTIQSQEDIEQLMKIGRIVATTIEEMKQNARPGMTTRQLDEIGKEVLARYGAVSAPMKDVDFPGYTCISVNEEVAHGIPGERVIHAGDLVNIDVSAELNGYYADAGQSFQVPPVTNEVGGLCQYTYETMMKVISNLKAGVKLNQVGKIIQDHARKGGYRVVENLCSHGVGKGLHEEPFEILPYFEPRDRRVLKVGQVITIEPFLSTGTSYVVEQTDGWTLAVPDRSRVAQFEHTIIITNNKPIIVTAC; translated from the coding sequence GTGACGATACAATCGCAGGAAGATATCGAGCAATTAATGAAAATCGGTCGAATTGTCGCGACTACCATAGAGGAAATGAAACAAAACGCCCGCCCCGGCATGACGACAAGACAACTGGACGAGATCGGGAAAGAGGTGCTAGCTCGTTACGGAGCCGTTTCCGCGCCTATGAAGGACGTGGATTTTCCTGGATACACTTGCATTAGCGTTAACGAGGAAGTTGCCCATGGCATCCCCGGAGAACGGGTTATACACGCGGGAGATCTCGTTAACATCGATGTATCGGCCGAGCTTAACGGGTATTATGCGGATGCCGGGCAGTCGTTCCAGGTGCCTCCGGTTACGAATGAGGTGGGGGGCTTATGCCAATATACTTACGAGACGATGATGAAGGTCATCTCCAACCTGAAGGCGGGCGTAAAGCTCAATCAGGTCGGTAAAATCATTCAGGATCACGCGAGAAAAGGCGGGTATCGGGTCGTTGAAAATTTGTGCAGCCACGGAGTAGGCAAAGGATTGCACGAGGAGCCGTTCGAAATATTGCCGTATTTCGAACCGCGAGATCGCAGAGTGCTGAAGGTCGGTCAAGTCATCACGATCGAACCGTTCTTATCCACGGGCACGTCCTATGTCGTGGAACAAACCGACGGTTGGACGTTAGCCGTTCCCGACCGTAGCCGCGTCGCGCAATTCGAACACACGATCATCATCACGAATAATAAGCCCATTATCGTAACCGCATGTTAA
- the rnhA gene encoding ribonuclease H: MAKQKFYVVWVGRKPGVYASWADCQEQINKFDDAKFKSYETKAAAELAYKEGWKKHWGSGKPAGAGAGSRFKPGTTGVETTEEIDYDSISVDVGTSGNPGPVEYKGVDTQTGEVVFSVGPIRKGTNNLGEFLAIVHGLAYLQKKGSNKTVYSDSVNALKWVKQKEVSSTLVRDESTKEIWELVDRAVQWLKMNKYPNKVVKWQTKQWGEIKADYGRK, encoded by the coding sequence ATGGCTAAACAAAAATTTTACGTAGTATGGGTTGGCAGAAAACCCGGAGTTTACGCGAGTTGGGCGGATTGCCAGGAACAAATCAACAAATTCGACGACGCGAAATTTAAGTCCTACGAGACGAAGGCTGCTGCCGAATTGGCTTATAAAGAAGGCTGGAAGAAGCATTGGGGAAGCGGAAAGCCGGCGGGAGCAGGTGCTGGAAGCCGCTTCAAACCCGGAACGACCGGCGTGGAAACGACGGAAGAAATCGACTACGACAGTATTTCCGTCGATGTAGGGACTAGCGGAAATCCGGGACCGGTCGAATATAAAGGCGTGGATACGCAGACGGGCGAAGTCGTTTTCTCCGTGGGACCTATAAGGAAAGGGACGAATAATCTCGGAGAATTCCTCGCGATCGTGCACGGATTGGCCTATTTGCAGAAAAAGGGGAGCAACAAAACCGTCTACAGCGATTCGGTTAACGCGTTGAAATGGGTGAAGCAGAAGGAAGTGTCCTCGACATTGGTCAGAGACGAGTCGACTAAGGAAATATGGGAACTGGTGGACCGCGCCGTCCAATGGCTGAAGATGAATAAGTATCCGAACAAGGTCGTCAAATGGCAAACGAAGCAATGGGGCGAGATTAAAGCCGATTACGGACGGAAGTGA
- a CDS encoding ArsB/NhaD family transporter: MEHQAILALAVFLITYGMIIAEKIHRTIVAMLGGLLVVALGIVDVESAIVHHIDFNTLGLLIGMMIIVSVTAKTGLFSYIAIVAAKKAKGEPVRIMIALALVTAVASAFLDNVTTVLLIVPVTFSLTRQLKVHPFPFLFTQILASNIGGTATLIGDPPNIMIGSAVKELTFMAFIDNLAPIVIVIMAVHLPLFVLLFRKKLRTSDEYKRGIMEMDESKLITDRPLLIRSLVILGLTIAGFFLHQALHVESSVVALIGAFLLLLLAGEHTMEEAFTKVEWATIFFFIGLFTLVGALVDTGIISDLAVKAIDLTGGNLTATAMLILWMSAIASAFMDNIPFVATMIPLIQEMGNMGVSNLEPLWWSLALGACLGGNGTLIGASANLITAGLAAKEGYPITFVKFLKYAFPLMLLSIVISSVYVYLRYLM, encoded by the coding sequence ATGGAACATCAGGCGATTCTAGCGCTTGCCGTATTTCTGATCACCTACGGGATGATCATCGCGGAGAAAATCCACAGAACGATCGTGGCCATGCTAGGCGGCCTTCTCGTCGTCGCTTTAGGCATCGTGGACGTAGAATCGGCAATCGTACATCATATCGATTTTAATACGCTAGGATTGCTTATCGGGATGATGATTATCGTAAGCGTTACGGCCAAGACGGGTTTGTTCAGTTATATTGCGATAGTGGCGGCGAAGAAAGCGAAGGGAGAGCCGGTCAGAATTATGATCGCCTTAGCCTTGGTTACGGCGGTAGCCTCGGCCTTCCTGGACAACGTCACGACGGTGCTGCTGATCGTTCCGGTAACGTTCAGCCTGACGCGCCAATTAAAAGTACATCCCTTTCCCTTTTTATTTACGCAAATATTAGCGTCCAATATCGGGGGGACGGCAACGTTGATTGGCGATCCGCCGAACATTATGATCGGGAGCGCGGTGAAGGAGCTCACCTTCATGGCGTTCATCGATAACTTAGCTCCGATCGTCATTGTCATTATGGCGGTTCATCTTCCGTTGTTCGTTCTGCTCTTTCGCAAAAAATTGCGTACGTCCGACGAGTACAAGCGCGGAATCATGGAGATGGACGAAAGCAAGCTTATTACCGATCGCCCTCTGCTGATCCGGAGCCTAGTGATATTAGGACTCACGATTGCGGGTTTCTTCCTTCATCAGGCTTTGCACGTCGAATCGTCCGTTGTGGCGCTTATCGGCGCGTTCCTGCTGCTCCTGCTCGCTGGGGAACATACGATGGAAGAGGCCTTCACGAAGGTGGAATGGGCGACGATCTTCTTCTTCATCGGTTTGTTCACGTTAGTGGGCGCGCTTGTCGACACGGGTATTATCAGCGATCTGGCCGTGAAAGCGATCGATTTGACCGGCGGCAATCTGACCGCGACCGCGATGCTCATTCTGTGGATGAGCGCTATCGCGTCGGCGTTCATGGACAATATTCCGTTCGTCGCCACGATGATACCTCTGATCCAAGAAATGGGCAACATGGGCGTGAGCAATCTTGAGCCGTTGTGGTGGAGCCTGGCTCTTGGAGCATGCTTAGGCGGCAACGGTACGTTGATCGGAGCCAGTGCGAATCTGATTACGGCTGGACTCGCGGCGAAAGAAGGCTATCCGATAACGTTCGTTAAGTTCCTGAAATACGCCTTTCCGTTAATGTTGCTTTCCATCGTGATTTCAAGCGTTTATGTTTATTTGAGATATTTGATGTAG
- a CDS encoding aldo/keto reductase, which translates to MVYSADSQRYDMMTYHRSGESGLKLPAISLGLWHNFGGIDTFENGRAMIARAFDLGITHFDLANNYGPPPGSAETTFGNILKADFAAYRDEMIISTKAGYYMWPGPYGEWGSKKNLVSSLDQSLKRLGLDYVDIYYHHRPDPDTPLEETMSALDLIVRQGKALYVGLSNYSPEQTKEASRILKRLGTPCLIHQPQYSMLTRRPENGLLDVLEEEGIGSIAFSPLHKGILTDRYLNGIAPDSRAAGPSVFLRPEELTEQTLGKVRLLNELAAERGQKLSQMALAWVLRGGRVTSALIGASKVGQIEDAVGALRQPNFSIEELARIDEILK; encoded by the coding sequence ATGGTTTATTCTGCGGATTCGCAACGATACGACATGATGACATATCATCGCAGCGGGGAAAGCGGCTTGAAGCTGCCAGCCATTTCGCTTGGCTTGTGGCACAATTTCGGAGGAATCGATACTTTCGAGAATGGCAGGGCGATGATCGCAAGGGCATTCGACCTGGGCATTACCCACTTCGACTTGGCGAACAACTACGGCCCTCCTCCGGGATCTGCCGAAACGACGTTCGGTAACATCCTGAAGGCGGATTTCGCGGCCTATCGCGACGAGATGATTATTTCGACCAAAGCAGGTTATTATATGTGGCCTGGCCCATATGGGGAATGGGGGTCGAAGAAAAATCTCGTGTCCAGTCTCGACCAAAGCTTGAAGCGGCTTGGGCTTGACTATGTCGACATCTATTATCATCACCGCCCCGATCCGGATACGCCTCTGGAAGAGACGATGTCGGCGCTTGATCTGATCGTGCGTCAAGGGAAGGCGTTGTATGTCGGGTTGTCGAATTATTCTCCGGAGCAGACGAAGGAAGCTTCCCGAATATTAAAACGTCTAGGTACGCCGTGTTTGATTCATCAGCCGCAATATTCGATGTTAACTAGGAGACCCGAGAACGGGCTGCTGGATGTGCTGGAAGAGGAAGGAATCGGTTCGATCGCTTTTTCACCGCTGCACAAGGGCATCCTTACGGATCGTTACCTGAACGGAATAGCGCCGGATTCGCGAGCGGCAGGGCCGAGCGTATTCCTGAGGCCGGAAGAGCTGACCGAGCAGACGCTCGGCAAAGTCCGGTTGCTGAACGAGCTTGCTGCGGAAAGAGGACAGAAGCTGTCTCAGATGGCGCTGGCTTGGGTGCTGCGCGGCGGACGAGTGACGTCGGCATTGATCGGAGCGAGCAAAGTCGGCCAGATCGAAGATGCGGTCGGAGCGTTGCGCCAGCCAAACTTCTCCATCGAGGAATTGGCTCGTATCGACGAAATTTTGAAATAA
- a CDS encoding AraC family transcriptional regulator codes for MFRYNPERPQREDPDLYLQYWGKEHCVPGHAVGPGIKETYKIHFIHQGQGVVRVGEREYRLSAGQAFLIYPHTVTYYAADERDPWTYSWIGFYGAQVPSIIARTALTPECPVFPMDVRTMPDLYDRLTEAMCREDSGGIRRQAMLYEFLSTLVEVMPREAKGPVSGKKQDEYVHRSMEFIHSHYGDDISVRQLAGVLGLDRKYLSVIFKESVGVPPRQYLLQYRMDKACELLGKGIYSVGEVARSVGYQDALQFSKMFKQIKGVSPKHYR; via the coding sequence GTGTTCCGATATAATCCGGAACGCCCCCAGCGCGAGGATCCGGATCTCTATCTCCAATATTGGGGCAAGGAGCATTGCGTGCCCGGACATGCGGTCGGTCCGGGGATTAAGGAAACCTATAAGATTCATTTTATTCATCAAGGACAAGGCGTTGTTCGGGTCGGAGAGCGGGAGTACCGGCTGTCCGCAGGTCAAGCCTTCTTGATCTATCCGCATACCGTTACTTACTATGCAGCAGACGAGCGTGACCCATGGACTTATTCTTGGATCGGATTCTATGGAGCTCAGGTGCCTTCGATTATTGCCCGAACCGCATTAACGCCGGAATGTCCCGTATTCCCGATGGATGTCCGAACGATGCCCGATCTATACGACCGTTTGACGGAAGCGATGTGTCGCGAGGATAGCGGCGGTATACGTCGGCAAGCGATGCTGTACGAATTTCTGTCTACGTTGGTCGAAGTTATGCCTAGAGAAGCGAAAGGTCCCGTTAGCGGGAAAAAACAGGATGAATACGTGCATCGCAGCATGGAATTTATCCACTCCCATTACGGAGACGACATTTCGGTACGGCAATTGGCCGGCGTGCTCGGGCTGGATCGGAAGTATTTGTCGGTTATTTTCAAGGAGTCCGTCGGCGTGCCTCCCCGGCAATATTTGCTGCAATATCGGATGGACAAAGCTTGCGAACTGCTCGGAAAAGGGATTTATTCCGTCGGGGAGGTCGCGAGGTCCGTCGGCTACCAGGATGCGCTGCAGTTTTCGAAGATGTTCAAGCAAATCAAGGGAGTATCCCCCAAGCATTATCGGTGA
- a CDS encoding carbohydrate ABC transporter permease: MNRKNHRFSISPYLFVAPSVLLFSLTILVPIVMTFVFSFYDWNGFGQMTFTGFDNYVRAFQDRVYLLSYWHIFIYIVLTIILEVFCGLALAGLITMKRRGSGLFRVAFFTPVMLPMIVVSYLWKFVYNSDFGLINSVLNSIGLESWTRVWLGDPKFAIYAVTFVSGWVFAGYYMTIFYAGIQRIPNDIYESAYLDGASNWDIFFKIKIPMIRDLVDVAIMLCVLGGFQAFDLFYVMTNGGPYNSTEIVTTYIVKVVFNNMSIGYGSALAVIMSIVIATLGIVTNKLKKKDNGTLEY; encoded by the coding sequence ATGAACCGCAAGAACCACAGATTCAGCATCTCGCCTTACTTATTCGTAGCCCCTTCCGTATTGTTGTTCAGCCTAACGATCCTCGTTCCTATCGTTATGACCTTCGTATTCAGCTTCTACGATTGGAACGGCTTCGGTCAAATGACCTTTACCGGCTTCGATAATTACGTTCGCGCTTTCCAGGATCGCGTTTACTTACTCTCCTATTGGCATATCTTCATCTACATCGTGCTTACGATAATTCTCGAAGTATTTTGCGGACTCGCTCTCGCGGGCTTAATTACGATGAAAAGACGGGGCAGCGGATTGTTCCGGGTCGCTTTCTTCACTCCGGTCATGCTTCCGATGATCGTAGTTTCTTACCTATGGAAATTCGTATACAATTCCGATTTCGGATTAATAAATTCGGTTCTGAACAGCATCGGTTTGGAAAGCTGGACCCGCGTGTGGCTAGGCGATCCCAAATTCGCCATCTATGCCGTAACTTTCGTTTCCGGTTGGGTTTTTGCGGGCTACTATATGACCATCTTCTACGCCGGCATTCAACGAATACCGAACGACATCTACGAATCGGCCTATCTGGACGGGGCAAGCAACTGGGATATTTTCTTCAAAATAAAAATCCCGATGATTCGGGATCTGGTGGACGTCGCTATTATGCTCTGCGTGCTCGGCGGTTTCCAAGCTTTCGACCTCTTCTACGTCATGACCAACGGCGGTCCATATAACTCGACGGAGATCGTTACGACCTACATAGTCAAAGTGGTATTTAACAATATGAGCATCGGTTACGGCTCCGCTTTGGCTGTCATCATGTCGATCGTCATCGCCACTCTCGGCATCGTGACGAACAAATTGAAGAAAAAAGACAACGGTACGCTGGAATACTAG
- a CDS encoding ABC transporter substrate-binding protein: MKKLIIGLTLVALSAGIAGCSGSSSKGDETTLRIAMVSPGEGVIKVWEQIKEKYEEAHPDVNVELNYQEDAIYQSIGLPNLLSGENAPDIYFEWAGERLKTRIESGYAADLTEALKQDGLKDAFSEGDFKGMEFDGKTYMIPTASDVSNIIWYNKKIFADLGIQPPQTWEQFIEICEKIKAANITPLASGNKDLWPGGNWIAHLISRVVGEQAYGDALQLKQPFNSPDFVTALGYVQQLWENKYINDSVNAIADDEGDVLFFNGQAAMHPIGSWLVSSALESAPELELGYFNLPSMPNGKGDQTSVLGVQNGFAINAKSAHFQEAVDFMALYSSVESSKLLADAGAMPIAKGGIDPEKTDALSLSLIDMMKQSTMLVSPPDTGYNIEVANAFNMAISQVLGGVRTPAAALAELDNTIAPLKK; the protein is encoded by the coding sequence ATGAAAAAGCTGATCATTGGTCTTACGTTAGTCGCACTCTCCGCGGGAATCGCGGGTTGCTCGGGCTCGTCATCCAAAGGAGACGAAACAACCCTGCGCATAGCGATGGTTTCGCCAGGCGAAGGCGTCATTAAAGTCTGGGAGCAAATCAAAGAGAAATACGAAGAAGCGCATCCCGATGTCAACGTGGAATTGAATTACCAAGAGGACGCCATCTATCAGTCAATCGGCCTTCCCAACCTTCTTAGCGGGGAAAACGCGCCGGATATTTACTTCGAATGGGCCGGAGAACGTCTTAAAACGAGAATAGAAAGCGGATACGCAGCGGATTTAACCGAGGCGTTGAAGCAGGACGGTCTTAAGGATGCATTCTCCGAGGGCGATTTCAAAGGCATGGAGTTCGATGGCAAAACTTACATGATCCCAACCGCTAGCGATGTGTCCAACATCATCTGGTACAACAAAAAGATATTTGCCGACCTCGGCATTCAGCCGCCGCAAACGTGGGAGCAATTCATTGAAATCTGCGAGAAAATCAAAGCGGCGAACATCACTCCGCTCGCATCGGGCAACAAGGACTTATGGCCGGGCGGCAACTGGATTGCCCATCTTATCTCTCGCGTTGTAGGAGAGCAAGCTTACGGCGATGCATTGCAATTGAAACAGCCGTTTAATTCTCCGGATTTCGTAACCGCTCTCGGTTACGTCCAACAGCTGTGGGAAAACAAATATATTAACGATAGCGTAAACGCGATTGCCGATGACGAAGGAGACGTGCTGTTCTTTAACGGCCAAGCAGCCATGCATCCGATCGGCAGCTGGCTCGTATCAAGCGCCTTGGAAAGCGCTCCCGAATTAGAATTAGGCTACTTCAATCTTCCGTCCATGCCGAATGGCAAAGGCGATCAAACCAGCGTGCTTGGCGTACAAAACGGTTTCGCGATTAACGCCAAATCGGCTCATTTCCAAGAAGCCGTTGATTTCATGGCTCTGTACAGCTCGGTCGAATCTTCTAAGCTGCTCGCAGATGCAGGCGCAATGCCGATCGCCAAGGGCGGAATCGACCCGGAGAAGACGGATGCGCTATCGCTTAGTTTGATCGATATGATGAAACAATCCACGATGCTGGTTTCGCCTCCGGACACGGGATATAACATCGAAGTGGCAAATGCCTTCAACATGGCGATTTCGCAGGTTCTCGGCGGAGTTAGAACGCCCGCTGCAGCTTTGGCCGAATTGGACAACACGATAGCCCCTTTGAAAAAATAA
- a CDS encoding S-layer homology domain-containing protein: MNRKLKKSVAIAMTSTMLLAYAPLSSAATTTETIPAWASAEMSSWKGLGLLQGDRQGNLLPNQTVTKAEFLAFVNRVFNYRLTSDKTFGDVSPTAWYADEISKAYAAGILQGNAKGDVSPLATLTREEAAIILSRVFDIVSSGSTSFKFADDDKISTWATEAVYAMKDAGYVEGTNGEFQPRKGLTRAEAVKMINNVMGTLVADSSSHANVQGGNVVVNTAGGTLSNAKIKGNLYITPGVGEGDFTINGSEIGGTVFVLGGGEHSIIFKNSKAKKVKIFKPSGPLRFVLTGTSSADAFEVLTGAQIVNESSNPIAAINVSSNATDTVGVSGNVIELTFNSNGTLNIGEGIISNLIFSKLSKGGKAKLDAKAKIGKMIANAAVTVTGDGEVAEVTINADGVVLVKIPLALILNAANANIGGKDVTKGWTSTGGTGGGGGGSGGPKPDDMSTKLYDRATVLNSFSDTGAQGNVKKYLQFLGDSTYDPEIANNVTYLPELLNAETFVNKDFTVKPSIFPSMRGVNTSVLTLSREFLWIGTDDGVTKINLSSNAMTNYTKENKQLPDNRVLLLISDGSTGVYAITDTGVSYIRQ, encoded by the coding sequence GTGAACAGAAAGCTGAAGAAAAGCGTCGCTATCGCGATGACTTCGACAATGCTGCTTGCTTATGCGCCGCTGTCGAGCGCGGCTACGACCACAGAAACGATTCCGGCATGGGCATCCGCGGAAATGAGCTCTTGGAAGGGGCTTGGTCTGCTTCAAGGGGATCGGCAGGGGAACTTGTTGCCGAATCAAACGGTAACGAAGGCGGAATTCCTTGCGTTCGTGAATCGGGTGTTTAATTACCGATTAACAAGCGATAAAACGTTCGGCGACGTGTCTCCGACGGCGTGGTATGCCGATGAGATCTCGAAAGCTTACGCGGCTGGGATTCTGCAGGGTAACGCGAAAGGCGATGTCTCGCCGTTAGCGACATTGACGAGGGAGGAAGCTGCCATTATTCTAAGTCGCGTCTTCGATATCGTATCGTCGGGGTCGACAAGCTTCAAATTCGCGGACGACGATAAAATCTCGACATGGGCGACCGAGGCCGTCTACGCGATGAAAGATGCGGGATATGTGGAAGGAACGAATGGAGAGTTTCAACCGCGCAAAGGCTTGACCCGCGCGGAAGCCGTTAAGATGATCAACAACGTCATGGGAACGCTCGTCGCGGATTCTTCGTCCCATGCGAATGTTCAAGGCGGAAACGTGGTCGTGAATACGGCGGGCGGAACGTTGTCCAATGCCAAGATTAAGGGCAACTTGTACATAACCCCGGGCGTAGGCGAAGGGGACTTCACGATCAACGGATCGGAGATCGGCGGAACGGTATTCGTGCTTGGCGGCGGAGAACATAGCATTATCTTTAAGAACAGCAAGGCGAAGAAGGTGAAGATTTTCAAACCATCCGGTCCTCTTCGTTTTGTCCTTACCGGAACTTCGTCCGCGGACGCTTTCGAAGTGCTCACCGGCGCGCAGATCGTGAACGAGTCGTCGAATCCGATCGCAGCCATTAACGTTTCCTCGAATGCGACGGATACGGTTGGCGTGTCGGGTAACGTTATCGAATTGACGTTTAATTCGAACGGTACGCTGAACATCGGGGAAGGAATCATATCTAATCTAATCTTTTCGAAGTTGTCCAAAGGCGGCAAGGCTAAGCTCGACGCGAAAGCTAAAATCGGGAAAATGATTGCGAATGCCGCCGTGACCGTAACCGGGGACGGAGAAGTCGCCGAAGTTACGATCAATGCGGATGGCGTTGTTCTGGTTAAAATTCCATTGGCACTGATCCTGAATGCCGCTAACGCGAATATCGGCGGCAAAGACGTCACTAAAGGCTGGACCTCGACCGGAGGAACGGGCGGCGGAGGCGGCGGGAGCGGCGGTCCAAAGCCCGATGATATGAGCACTAAACTCTACGACCGTGCCACGGTACTTAATAGTTTCAGCGATACGGGAGCTCAAGGGAACGTGAAGAAGTATCTTCAGTTCTTGGGCGATTCTACTTATGATCCCGAGATTGCTAATAATGTGACTTACTTGCCTGAACTGCTGAACGCGGAGACATTCGTTAATAAGGACTTTACGGTTAAACCTTCGATTTTCCCTTCGATGAGAGGAGTTAACACTTCCGTTCTCACTTTATCCCGCGAATTTTTGTGGATTGGGACCGACGATGGGGTCACGAAAATCAACTTATCCAGCAATGCGATGACGAATTATACGAAAGAGAATAAACAATTGCCGGATAATCGCGTGTTGTTATTAATCTCTGACGGAAGCACCGGTGTGTATGCGATCACGGACACCGGCGTCTCCTATATCCGACAATAA
- a CDS encoding carbohydrate ABC transporter permease yields MATATWSAKGRENSKIDRSGSRWLSRISYYAFMIVLSCFYFYPMIWLVLSSFRENREIFTNPFRFPEQVNFQNWADAWQIGHISTYATNSVIVTSLTVIFILLFASMGAFAFSKLPFKGSKGLLMLFVIGLFMPLQSFFIAQSYIFDKLSLKDSYMGLILPYIGVGLPLAVFLLKSFLDSIPKDLIEASRIDGCSDRILFIRIILPLLGPGLATVAIFSSLNAWNELLLAMLYIQDDGLKTLPVGLLAFSSRYVTNYKLLFSALALITIPMILAYVVFHKRIVSGLTEGSLK; encoded by the coding sequence ATGGCAACAGCCACTTGGAGCGCTAAAGGCAGAGAAAACAGCAAGATCGATAGAAGCGGAAGCCGTTGGCTGTCCCGAATCTCTTATTACGCGTTCATGATCGTGCTCTCGTGCTTCTACTTTTACCCGATGATATGGCTCGTCCTGTCCTCTTTTCGGGAAAATCGCGAGATATTCACGAATCCGTTCCGGTTTCCCGAACAAGTAAACTTTCAAAACTGGGCGGACGCTTGGCAAATCGGACATATTAGCACCTATGCTACGAATAGCGTCATCGTGACGTCCTTGACCGTTATCTTCATTTTGTTATTCGCCAGCATGGGGGCTTTCGCGTTCAGTAAGCTTCCGTTTAAGGGTAGCAAAGGGTTGCTCATGCTGTTCGTCATCGGCCTGTTCATGCCTTTGCAATCCTTTTTTATCGCGCAAAGCTACATTTTCGACAAGCTGAGTCTTAAAGATTCCTACATGGGCCTTATTCTTCCGTATATCGGAGTAGGATTGCCTTTAGCCGTATTTCTATTGAAATCGTTTCTTGATTCCATTCCGAAAGATTTGATCGAAGCCTCTCGGATCGACGGGTGCAGTGATCGCATCTTATTTATACGCATTATCCTTCCGTTGCTCGGTCCCGGTTTAGCTACCGTTGCGATTTTCTCTTCGCTGAATGCATGGAACGAGTTGCTGCTAGCCATGCTCTACATTCAGGACGACGGTCTGAAGACGCTCCCCGTAGGACTGCTCGCGTTCTCCAGCCGCTACGTGACCAACTATAAGCTGCTATTCTCCGCGCTGGCTTTAATCACGATTCCAATGATCCTGGCGTACGTCGTATTTCATAAACGAATCGTAAGCGGGTTAACGGAAGGATCATTGAAATAG